A single Blastococcus colisei DNA region contains:
- a CDS encoding Zn-dependent oxidoreductase, translated as MRAVQITRFGGPEVLDVVDLPDLRPSEGQKLYEVSAAGVNFADTHHRLSSN; from the coding sequence ATGCGCGCTGTCCAGATCACCCGCTTCGGCGGTCCCGAGGTCCTCGACGTCGTCGACCTGCCCGACCTCAGGCCCAGCGAAGGGCAGAAGCTTTACGAGGTGAGTGCCGCAGGAGTCAACTTTGCCGACACCCACCACCGGCTGTCGTCCAACTGA
- a CDS encoding TRAFs-binding domain-containing protein produces the protein MTRPLCFVLMPYHAVQDEVGDQIDFRAVYDQLIAPAITEAGMEPLRADEDPESRGIFQKAMFERLVVCEFAVADLSTGNANVYYELGVRHALRPYSTVLIFREGYRLPLDVAHGSAMPYPLRPDGKPADVEATRSKLVARLRAAREARVDSPVHQLVTGLPVAEVDHERIDSFRVHADREEQLRQALEQAGRQGVEHVRRVEVALGRTEDLEVKTAVDLLLAYRSRSAWPDMVRLVRGLAKPVARVELIQQAYAWALNRCGEDAEAERLANDLVRQRPSSETYGLLGRIYKDRWVRAGSPARRAGLLARAIDNYVKGFEADWRDPYPGINAVTLMSLSSPPDSRLTELFPVVSYALAQRLRRKDRDPHYWDHATDLALAVLAGDQRRAHAALECALAVVRDPFEPETTARDLTFVADAMRIRGEDATWVDEIVKELLGSES, from the coding sequence GTGACCAGGCCGCTCTGCTTCGTCCTGATGCCCTACCACGCCGTGCAGGACGAGGTCGGTGATCAGATCGACTTCCGCGCGGTCTACGACCAGCTCATCGCACCGGCGATCACCGAAGCAGGCATGGAGCCGCTGAGGGCGGACGAAGACCCGGAAAGCCGCGGAATCTTCCAGAAGGCGATGTTCGAGCGGCTCGTGGTGTGCGAGTTCGCCGTGGCCGACCTGTCCACCGGAAACGCCAACGTGTACTACGAGCTGGGCGTGCGTCATGCGCTTCGCCCGTACAGCACTGTGCTCATCTTCAGAGAGGGCTACCGACTGCCCCTCGACGTGGCGCACGGCTCGGCGATGCCCTACCCCCTGAGGCCCGACGGGAAGCCGGCAGACGTCGAGGCGACGAGGAGCAAGCTCGTCGCGCGCCTGCGGGCGGCCCGGGAGGCGCGAGTCGACAGTCCCGTGCACCAACTGGTCACCGGCCTGCCCGTCGCGGAAGTCGACCACGAACGGATCGACAGTTTCCGGGTGCACGCGGACCGCGAGGAGCAGCTGCGGCAGGCACTGGAGCAGGCCGGCCGGCAAGGCGTCGAGCACGTGCGCCGGGTCGAGGTGGCGCTGGGCCGGACCGAGGACCTCGAGGTCAAGACGGCCGTCGACCTGCTCCTCGCGTACCGCTCCCGGTCGGCGTGGCCGGACATGGTTCGGCTGGTTCGCGGCCTGGCGAAACCGGTGGCCCGCGTGGAACTCATCCAGCAGGCGTACGCGTGGGCTCTTAACCGGTGCGGAGAGGATGCCGAGGCCGAAAGACTCGCGAACGACCTCGTGCGGCAGCGGCCGAGCAGTGAGACGTATGGGCTGTTGGGCCGCATCTACAAGGACCGATGGGTTCGCGCCGGCTCGCCGGCCCGGCGTGCTGGCCTCCTGGCTCGGGCCATCGACAACTATGTGAAGGGGTTCGAAGCGGACTGGCGTGACCCGTATCCTGGCATCAACGCGGTCACCCTCATGTCGCTGTCGTCCCCTCCGGACTCGCGCCTGACCGAGCTGTTTCCTGTGGTGAGCTACGCCTTGGCTCAGCGGCTGAGGCGCAAGGATCGAGACCCGCACTATTGGGATCACGCCACCGATCTGGCCCTCGCAGTGCTTGCCGGTGATCAGCGCCGTGCCCACGCGGCGCTGGAGTGCGCCCTCGCGGTGGTGCGCGACCCGTTCGAGCCAGAGACGACTGCCCGGGACCTCACGTTCGTCGCAGATGCCATGCGAATCCGCGGTGAGGATGCGACGTGGGTGGACGAGATCGTGAAGGAGTTGCTCGGCAGTGAGTCGTGA
- a CDS encoding LLM class flavin-dependent oxidoreductase produces the protein MTFELGVYSFGNTPPAADGGPGNTAQAIRDVLEAVHVAEEVGLDFFGFGEHHTPSMPMPSPTSLVNAAAASTQRIGLGTAVTVLSTDDPLRVFEQLATAAAIAPGRVEAVAGRGSSDITFGLFDLDVRNYDMLYSSKLDLLRTVNASDRVTWSGPHRRRPLTDAMIVPRPEQPLKIWLGTGGSPESVGRAAELGLPMFLGILGGTVDHWAQYGHAYRDAWAQMEHPTEAADIAVAVHGFVAADDRAAKATYLDYELRMFATGAAEAGRPGFPVTGRGSNYEAGGMVFAGGPDEIADRILHLHSLLGHSRQILQMDVGGMPHATYLQAIELLGTEVLPQIRKELGTP, from the coding sequence ATGACCTTCGAGCTCGGCGTCTACTCGTTCGGCAACACCCCGCCGGCCGCCGACGGCGGCCCCGGCAACACCGCTCAGGCCATCCGCGACGTGCTCGAAGCCGTGCACGTCGCCGAGGAGGTGGGGCTGGACTTCTTCGGCTTCGGGGAGCACCACACGCCCTCGATGCCGATGCCCTCCCCCACGTCGCTGGTCAATGCCGCAGCCGCCTCCACCCAGCGGATCGGGCTGGGGACGGCGGTCACGGTGCTGTCCACCGACGACCCGCTGCGGGTGTTCGAGCAGCTGGCCACCGCGGCCGCGATCGCGCCCGGGCGGGTCGAGGCCGTGGCCGGCCGCGGGTCCTCCGACATCACGTTCGGGCTGTTCGACCTCGACGTGCGCAACTACGACATGCTCTACAGCTCCAAGCTGGACCTGTTGCGCACGGTGAACGCCTCCGACCGGGTCACCTGGAGCGGTCCGCACCGCCGCCGCCCCCTGACCGACGCGATGATCGTTCCCCGGCCGGAGCAGCCGCTGAAGATCTGGCTGGGCACCGGCGGCAGCCCCGAGTCCGTCGGACGGGCCGCCGAGCTGGGCCTGCCGATGTTCCTCGGCATCCTCGGCGGCACCGTCGACCACTGGGCGCAGTACGGCCACGCCTACCGCGACGCCTGGGCCCAGATGGAACACCCGACCGAGGCCGCCGACATCGCCGTCGCCGTGCACGGGTTCGTCGCCGCCGACGACCGGGCGGCGAAGGCGACCTACCTGGACTACGAGCTCCGCATGTTCGCCACCGGCGCTGCGGAGGCGGGCCGCCCTGGCTTCCCCGTGACCGGACGGGGCAGCAACTACGAGGCCGGCGGCATGGTGTTCGCTGGCGGCCCGGACGAGATCGCCGACCGCATCCTGCACCTGCACTCACTGCTCGGGCACAGCCGCCAGATCCTCCAGATGGACGTCGGCGGCATGCCCCACGCCACCTACCTGCAGGCCATCGAGCTGCTCGGCACCGAGGTACTCCCCCAGATCCGCAAGGAACTCGGCACCCCCTGA
- a CDS encoding DoxX family protein, translating into MFIALVVLTVLLAVLALNSAAMKLRRNEQVLASISGTVGVPERQLPVLAGLEIAGAAGILIGLWLEPLGIAAAIGLVAYFVGALIGHLRVRDVKGAAAPVVPLLLSIAVLVLRFLTV; encoded by the coding sequence GTGTTCATCGCCCTCGTCGTCCTGACCGTCCTGCTGGCGGTCCTCGCCCTCAACTCCGCGGCCATGAAGCTCCGCCGCAACGAACAGGTCCTCGCCTCAATCTCCGGGACTGTCGGCGTCCCGGAACGGCAGCTGCCCGTCCTCGCCGGCCTGGAGATCGCCGGCGCCGCCGGCATCCTGATCGGCCTGTGGCTGGAACCGCTCGGCATCGCCGCCGCGATCGGCCTCGTCGCCTACTTCGTCGGCGCCCTCATCGGCCACCTCCGCGTCCGTGACGTCAAGGGCGCCGCGGCGCCCGTCGTGCCGCTGCTCCTGTCGATCGCCGTCCTGGTCCTCCGGTTCCTTACCGTCTGA
- a CDS encoding SDR family oxidoreductase: MSIVVPATSGHLGRLIVTDLLERGVPAGDIVAGARKPEVITDLADAGVRTVRIDYDDPASVESAISPGDTFVLISGAFTPDRTRQHADAITAAKRAGTGHLLYVGALRAAESASPLANSHAPTEVAVRDSGLPFTFLRNGWYTENYAREVPALRESGVLIASVGDARVASATRRDLAQAVGAVLTTDGHVGKTYELSGDEAWTYADLAAAFSEVLGRDVVYKPVSSEEHLELLKDAGVPEQSATMIVAVDAGIGEGAFAYQNGDLARLLGRPTTPLVDGLRPHV; encoded by the coding sequence ATGTCCATCGTCGTCCCCGCCACCTCCGGCCACCTGGGCCGCCTGATCGTCACCGACCTGCTGGAGCGCGGCGTCCCGGCCGGGGACATCGTCGCTGGCGCCCGCAAGCCCGAGGTGATCACCGACCTCGCCGACGCCGGGGTCCGCACCGTCCGGATCGACTACGACGACCCCGCGAGCGTCGAGTCCGCGATCAGCCCCGGCGACACCTTCGTGCTCATCTCCGGCGCCTTCACACCTGACCGCACCCGGCAGCACGCCGACGCGATCACTGCTGCGAAGCGCGCCGGGACCGGCCACCTTCTGTACGTGGGTGCGCTGCGGGCGGCGGAGAGCGCGAGCCCGCTGGCCAACAGCCACGCCCCCACCGAGGTCGCCGTCCGCGACAGCGGCCTGCCCTTCACCTTCCTGCGCAACGGCTGGTACACCGAGAACTACGCCCGCGAGGTCCCGGCGCTGCGCGAGAGCGGTGTCCTGATCGCCAGCGTGGGCGACGCCCGGGTCGCCTCCGCCACCCGGCGCGACCTCGCCCAGGCCGTCGGCGCGGTCCTGACGACCGACGGGCACGTCGGCAAGACCTACGAGCTGTCCGGGGACGAGGCGTGGACCTACGCCGACCTCGCCGCCGCGTTCAGCGAGGTGCTCGGACGCGACGTCGTCTACAAGCCGGTCAGCTCCGAGGAGCACCTGGAGCTCCTGAAGGACGCCGGGGTGCCGGAGCAGTCCGCGACCATGATCGTCGCCGTGGACGCCGGCATCGGTGAGGGCGCGTTCGCCTACCAGAACGGCGACCTCGCCCGGCTCCTCGGCCGGCCCACCACCCCGCTGGTCGACGGGCTGCGCCCGCACGTCTGA
- a CDS encoding NAD(P)H-binding protein, translating to MSKAVMESGLDWTIVRFLAPKDGPAKGSVRQGFYGTDKLGFGVTRADIAAFTAAQVDDRTYVGAAPGISN from the coding sequence ATGAGCAAGGCGGTCATGGAGTCGGGGCTGGACTGGACGATCGTCCGCTTCCTCGCGCCGAAGGACGGACCGGCCAAGGGCAGCGTCCGGCAGGGCTTCTACGGCACGGACAAGCTCGGCTTCGGCGTCACGCGCGCCGACATCGCCGCCTTCACCGCCGCTCAGGTCGACGACCGCACCTACGTCGGCGCCGCCCCCGGCATCAGCAACTGA
- a CDS encoding NAD(P)-dependent oxidoreductase, whose product MNVTVFGATGAIGQQVVEQLCTRGHAVTAYVRNPAKVPAGWGHDVTVVVGEITDAAAIDRAVAGADAVVSALGPSMDRKATGVPLVKGTRHIVESMQRHGVRRYVGNGTPSSSTLGRRAPGRPGCPPSWPGPSCAVPTTRSSA is encoded by the coding sequence ATGAACGTCACCGTCTTCGGCGCCACCGGCGCCATCGGCCAGCAGGTCGTCGAACAGCTGTGCACCCGCGGGCACGCCGTCACTGCCTACGTCCGCAACCCCGCCAAGGTCCCGGCCGGCTGGGGGCACGACGTGACCGTGGTGGTCGGCGAGATCACCGACGCCGCCGCCATCGACCGCGCGGTCGCCGGCGCCGATGCCGTGGTGAGCGCACTCGGCCCGAGCATGGACCGCAAGGCCACCGGCGTGCCCCTGGTCAAGGGCACGCGGCACATCGTCGAGTCCATGCAGCGCCACGGCGTCCGCCGGTACGTCGGCAACGGCACCCCGAGCTCCTCGACCCTCGGGAGAAGGGCACCTGGCAGACCCGGCTGCCCACCTTCATGGCCAGGACCTTCCTGCGCCGTGCCTACGACGAGATCGTCGGCATGA
- a CDS encoding NADP-dependent oxidoreductase — protein MRAFVVPTADSQPTVTEVPDPTAGPGELLVRVAATSVNGFDLSVASGRLQGMMEHRFPVVLGKDFAGTVEAVGEGVTRFAPGDAVLGVVTKAHLGDGGFGELLVVHEGDFVTAVPEGLDLATAGALGLVGTAALDTVAAAGIQSGQTVLVSGATGGVGALAVQYAAAAGATVIATAKPGEEADFVTDLGAHQVVDYTGDVVAQVRAIAPDGVDAIVHLAGDGAALAELLKPGGKIGSTLGYGADQNPAATFVMANPSADTLARLAADAAAGRIRVPITVTFSLDEAPQAFDAFLSGTRGKVGLQVR, from the coding sequence ATGCGCGCCTTCGTCGTACCGACCGCCGACTCCCAGCCCACCGTCACCGAGGTCCCCGACCCCACCGCCGGCCCGGGCGAGCTCCTGGTCCGGGTCGCCGCGACCTCCGTCAACGGCTTCGACCTGTCCGTGGCCTCGGGCCGCCTGCAGGGGATGATGGAGCACCGCTTCCCCGTCGTCCTCGGCAAGGACTTCGCGGGCACCGTCGAGGCGGTCGGCGAGGGCGTCACCCGCTTCGCTCCCGGCGACGCCGTGCTGGGGGTCGTGACCAAGGCCCACCTGGGCGACGGCGGCTTCGGCGAGCTGCTGGTCGTCCACGAGGGCGACTTCGTCACCGCGGTCCCCGAGGGCCTCGACCTGGCGACCGCGGGCGCTCTGGGGCTGGTCGGCACCGCCGCGCTGGACACGGTGGCTGCCGCCGGCATCCAGTCGGGTCAGACCGTCCTGGTCAGCGGCGCCACCGGCGGGGTGGGCGCGCTGGCCGTCCAGTACGCCGCCGCCGCGGGCGCCACCGTCATCGCCACCGCCAAGCCGGGCGAGGAGGCCGACTTCGTCACCGATCTCGGCGCGCACCAGGTCGTGGACTACACCGGCGACGTCGTGGCCCAGGTCCGGGCGATCGCCCCGGACGGCGTCGATGCCATCGTGCACCTCGCCGGCGACGGCGCCGCGCTGGCCGAGCTGCTCAAGCCCGGCGGGAAGATCGGCTCGACGCTGGGCTACGGCGCCGACCAGAACCCCGCCGCGACCTTCGTCATGGCCAACCCCTCCGCCGACACCCTCGCCCGGCTCGCCGCCGACGCCGCCGCCGGCCGCATCCGCGTGCCGATCACCGTCACCTTCTCCCTGGACGAGGCGCCCCAGGCGTTCGACGCCTTCCTCTCCGGCACCCGCGGCAAGGTCGGGCTCCAGGTCCGCTGA
- a CDS encoding quinone oxidoreductase family protein, with protein sequence MRAVQITRFGGPEVMDIVDLPDPTPGPGQQLYEVSSAGVNFADTHQIENSYLAQQQLPLVPGAEFVGTPVGGGQRVVGLLDGGGYAEKAVAHDFLTWPVPDGVSDEQALSLVLQGATAWHLLRTSAHLAEGESVVVIAGAGGVGSLAVQLARRWGAGRVIATASSAEKRALTEELGAHATVDPALADDDPKQFTAALREANGGKPVDIVLEMTGGNVFAGSLSALAPFGRLVTYGMAARQETKPVPPGALMQKSRAVIGFWLAHCMARPHMLDAAMTDLLAMVADGSLTPIVGGRYPLSNVRDAHQDLLARRTTGKLVLDPSR encoded by the coding sequence ATGCGTGCTGTGCAGATCACCCGATTCGGCGGCCCCGAGGTCATGGACATCGTCGACCTTCCCGACCCCACCCCAGGTCCCGGTCAGCAGCTCTACGAGGTGAGCTCCGCAGGAGTCAACTTCGCTGATACTCACCAGATCGAGAACTCCTACCTGGCCCAGCAGCAACTGCCGCTGGTCCCGGGCGCGGAGTTCGTCGGCACCCCGGTCGGCGGCGGCCAGCGGGTGGTCGGTCTGCTCGACGGTGGTGGCTACGCCGAGAAGGCCGTGGCCCACGACTTCCTGACGTGGCCGGTGCCCGATGGCGTCAGCGACGAGCAGGCCCTGTCCCTGGTGCTCCAGGGCGCGACGGCCTGGCATCTGCTGCGCACCAGCGCGCACCTGGCCGAGGGCGAGTCCGTCGTCGTCATCGCCGGTGCGGGCGGGGTCGGCTCGCTCGCCGTCCAGCTGGCCCGGCGCTGGGGCGCAGGCCGGGTGATCGCGACCGCCTCCAGCGCGGAGAAGCGAGCCCTCACCGAGGAGCTAGGCGCGCACGCCACCGTCGACCCCGCGCTCGCCGACGACGACCCGAAGCAGTTCACCGCCGCCTTGCGCGAGGCCAACGGCGGCAAGCCGGTCGACATCGTGCTGGAGATGACCGGCGGCAACGTCTTCGCCGGGTCGCTGTCGGCACTGGCGCCCTTCGGCCGGCTGGTCACCTACGGCATGGCAGCCCGGCAGGAGACGAAGCCCGTTCCGCCCGGCGCCCTCATGCAGAAGAGCCGCGCGGTCATCGGCTTCTGGCTGGCCCACTGCATGGCCCGCCCGCACATGCTCGACGCCGCGATGACCGACCTGCTCGCGATGGTGGCCGACGGCTCGCTGACGCCGATCGTCGGCGGGCGCTACCCGCTGTCGAACGTCCGCGACGCGCACCAGGACCTGCTGGCCCGCCGCACCACCGGCAAGCTCGTCCTCGACCCGAGCCGCTGA
- a CDS encoding TetR/AcrR family transcriptional regulator, which yields MTDAARHGLRADAARNRDAIIAAARPVFAEHGLSAPLDEIARRAGVGNATLYRHFPTREELVQAALLGPMAEYLAAAEEAVADPDPWAGFRDYLLRLCQLQARDRGLADLLVTTIKTPSGELEQLRGTAFELTRQLIERAQAAGELRADFRHQDLPLLLMANAGLVQRTQGKAPDSWRRVAAFLLDGLQARAATPAPPAPSERAVLRVMAVGRHSDGRIQG from the coding sequence ATGACCGACGCTGCACGCCATGGCCTTCGCGCCGATGCCGCCCGCAACCGCGACGCCATCATCGCCGCGGCTCGACCGGTGTTCGCCGAGCACGGGCTGAGCGCGCCGTTGGACGAGATCGCCCGCCGGGCTGGGGTCGGCAACGCGACGCTGTACCGACACTTCCCCACCCGCGAGGAGCTGGTGCAGGCGGCGCTACTGGGGCCGATGGCCGAGTACCTGGCCGCGGCCGAGGAGGCGGTGGCCGACCCCGATCCGTGGGCCGGCTTCCGGGACTACCTGCTGCGCCTGTGCCAGCTCCAGGCTCGCGACCGCGGTCTCGCAGACCTGCTGGTCACGACCATCAAGACGCCGTCCGGCGAGCTCGAGCAGCTGCGCGGCACCGCCTTCGAGCTCACCCGGCAGCTGATCGAGCGCGCCCAGGCGGCCGGAGAGCTGCGCGCGGACTTCCGCCACCAGGACTTGCCACTGCTGCTGATGGCCAACGCCGGCCTGGTGCAGCGCACGCAGGGGAAAGCGCCGGACAGCTGGCGGCGGGTCGCCGCCTTCCTGCTCGACGGCCTGCAGGCCCGCGCTGCCACACCCGCGCCACCGGCACCCAGCGAGCGTGCGGTGCTGCGGGTCATGGCCGTCGGTCGCCACTCCGACGGTCGAATCCAGGGCTGA